The Acidimicrobiales bacterium nucleotide sequence GCCGACGACGTGCTGCTCACCCAGGACCTGACAGCCAAGCTCGAGCTGCTCGACACCAGGCCGCTCGCATCCGGCATCGTCGTCCTCAGCTACCGGCTCAAGTGACGGACTACACCGGTCTGGTCAAGAGGCTCACGCTCCCCCCGGGCTACAGCCCACCCATCGAGCTGGCCGACCAGGACATCCGTGCCCGAGCGATCAGCCGGGCCGACCTGCACGACGACGTGCAGGGCATCAACGCCAGCCTCGATCTCATCCGGCAGACCCGCGGGGGTGCCTGGCCGTCCGGGCCCGTCAGCGAGGAGTACAACTACGTCGACCTCGTCTGGCACGAGGCCGAGTTCCGTGACGGGCACTCGTTCACCTACGCCGTGTACGACGCGAACGGCCAGTACCTCGGGTGCTGCTACCTCTATCCCATGGGGACGCGCACGCCGCTCACCGAGGAGCTCCTGGCCCACGACGTCGACGTCAGCTGGTGGGTCACGCCCGACGCCTACGCGCGCGGCTACTACGCCAAGCTCCACGCCGCCCTCCAGCGCTGGCTCGCCGACTCCCTCCCCTTCGAGAACCCGTACCTCTCCAACCGCGAGATCCCCGAGCACTGAACCCGGGTCAGGGCACGCCGGACGGCAGCCGATGAACAGCCCTCGGCCGAGCGGGTGACCACTGGCCCGCCCACCCGGGAGGGGGATCCGGGTGGGCGGGCGTGGAACGGAGCGTGTCAGCCGAGCCAGCGCTTGATGCGGGCGATGACCTTCTCCGCGGTCTCCCCTGCGACCTGCATGGTGCGGCTGGTCGCCTGGGCGGAGATCAGCTTGCAGCGCATGTCGGACGCCCAGCCGAAGTGCTCGTCCTCCTGGGGTTCAACGTGCTCGACGGCTTCGACGAAGGCCGTGCGGACGTTGCCTTCGGGGAGCGAATCGGCCAGCGAGGCGAGGCACGACCAGTTGGCGTGGTCCTTGGCTTCGGCGAGGAGCACGGCGTCGAGCATGACGAGCTCCTGGGTCATGAGGTCGACGGAGCCGGTGAGCAGGAACGTGGATTCCAGCAGACCGGTGCCGGCCTTGGTCGTGGCACGGGCTGCCGGGCTGACGTACATGGGGTCGCCGCCGAGGCGGCCGACGAGCTGTTGGAGGATCTCGACGTGCTCGGTCGTCTCCTTGCCGAAGTGCTCGTACTTCTTCCCGAGGATCGGGCTGTTGGTGCGACCGGCCAGCGACCGGTACAGCTGGGCGCCGCAGCGTTCGTGGGCCAGCATGTCGGAGAGCAGGTCGGCGACGAACGGCCCGTTGAGGTCGGTCTCGGCGAGGAACTCGTCCCGCTCGTCGGGCATGACCTGGTGGACCGGGTCGACGTAGGTCATCTCCTGGGGCACCGACCGAGCGCCGGTGGCGGCAGTGGGGGTGAGGATCGGCATCGTTGCTCCTTGCCTCAGCGGACGGTCTGGGGTCGCAGGTCGGCGATCGGGTGCTCGCCGTCGGTCTCGTCGCGGTACTCGCCCTGGCTCTCTCGGGCCTGGTCGATCACCATCTCGCTCGGGGCGCCACCCTTGTTGACCGTGTCCTGGTACCGGAAGTACCGGTGGTCCTTGGGAAGGTCGTCGAGCTCGACGTACTGGATGCCGTCGGCGCGGAGATCCACCGTGGCGGCGAGCAGGTCGCGCACGTAGGCCTTGTTGGGCTCGAACGTGACCGGCACCTCGGGCAACGAGGGCGGCAGGAGGTCGGCGGGCTCGCGGCCCTCGTACTGGCGCATGGCATCGCACGCGACCTGGAGCTGGCCGATCTCCATGTTGCAGTGCAGCTCCCACAGCGCCTTGATGCGGTCGTCTGTCTCGTTCTGCAGCATCGACCAGTACAGGTAGACCTCGTTGTACTCGTGGAACACCCAGTTGGCGATCCACGAGTCGAGCGGGTCGAGCAGCGACTCGTAGTGCGTGACGTGCTGCTCCTCGATCATCGCGATCTCCGCGTAGAGCCCGCGGGCGATCGGCTCGATCCAGTCGGTCCCGTGGTTCATGTAGAAGTTCATCGTCTGCTGCTCGCCGGACACGATGGTCATCACGTGCAGCCGTGAGAGCGGGTCGACGGTGTGGGTCTCGTAGTGCGGACGCACGTCGTCGTAGGGGTGGCGGTGCTCGACGAACGTGGGCCGGCCGGGCATCACCTCGGTCAGGTGATCGGTGATGGCGTCGGCACGGCCGCCGTAGAGCAGCTCGTAGAGGTTGGCGTAGCGGTACAGGTGGTCGAAGTCCTCCAGCAGCGCGAAATCGAGAGCCATCTTCAGCTGCGGATCAGGCTCGTGGCGTGCCAGCCAGGCCGTCAGGTCGACCGCGACCTGCTCGTAGCCGAGCGTCGTCTCCAACGGGGTCTGGTCGCCCGGGTTGAGCCCGTTCACAGCCTTCTGCTGCTGCTGGTCGATCCTGCGGCCCATGGCCAGCTTGCGCTTCAGGTCGAGGTTGTCGGTGTGCCGCGCGAACTGGTGGCTG carries:
- a CDS encoding ferritin-like domain-containing protein, with translation MPILTPTAATGARSVPQEMTYVDPVHQVMPDERDEFLAETDLNGPFVADLLSDMLAHERCGAQLYRSLAGRTNSPILGKKYEHFGKETTEHVEILQQLVGRLGGDPMYVSPAARATTKAGTGLLESTFLLTGSVDLMTQELVMLDAVLLAEAKDHANWSCLASLADSLPEGNVRTAFVEAVEHVEPQEDEHFGWASDMRCKLISAQATSRTMQVAGETAEKVIARIKRWLG